The Coregonus clupeaformis isolate EN_2021a chromosome 6, ASM2061545v1, whole genome shotgun sequence genome has a segment encoding these proteins:
- the LOC121567924 gene encoding claudin-4 has protein sequence MVSAAFQMLGTALGIIGWIGAIVVCAMPQWKVTAYIGENIITAQTTWQGIWMNCVVQSTGQMQCKVYDSMLALPQDLQAARALIIISIMMGLVGILLAVAGGKCTNCVEDERAKSRIGVGSGVVFIIAGVLCLIPVCWSANTIIRDFYNPMLNNSQKMELGASLYIGWGAAALMIMGGGFLCANCPPKEDNYPTKYTAARSAAPKDYV, from the coding sequence ATGGTATCTGCTGCGTTTCAGATGCTGGGCACAGCCCTGGGCATCATTGGCTGGATCGGGGCCATCGTGGTCTGTGCCATGCCTCAATGGAAGGTCACAGCCTACATCGGCGAGAACATCATCACAGCCCAAACCACTTGGCAAGGCATCTGGATGAACTGTGTGGTCCAGAGTACAGGTCAGATGCAGTGTAAGGTATACGACTCCATGCTGGCTCTACCCCAGGACCTCCAGGCTGCTCGTGCTCTCATCATTATCTCTATCATGATGGGCCTGGTGGGCATCCTGCTCGCCGTGGCCGGGGGCAAGTGCACCAACTGCGTGGAGGATGAGAGGGCCAAATCCAGAATAGGCGTGGGCTCGGGTGTAGTCTTCATCATCGCTGGCGTCCTGTGCCTCATCCCCGTCTGCTGGTCGGCCAACACcatcatcagggacttttacaaCCCCATGCTGAACAACTCTCAGAAGATGGAGCTGGGGGCCTCGCTCTACATCGGCTGGGGGGCCGCGGCCCTCATGATAATGGGAGGAGGGTTCCTCTGTGCCAACTGTCCCCCTAAAGAGGACAATTACCCCACTAAGTACACAGCTGCCAGGTCCGCAGCACCCAAGGACTATGTTTGA